One Zootoca vivipara chromosome 9, rZooViv1.1, whole genome shotgun sequence DNA window includes the following coding sequences:
- the LOC118083486 gene encoding 16 kDa beta-galactoside-binding lectin-like encodes MDPVLGSALIDPWTRVHSNPMKGLVATDFLLLHGETVQLKGRIPSDAKDFVVNLGQDRDNLVLHFNPRFDYQTDDNTILNTIVCNSLQNGVWGKEQRITDFPFEQGAKVQLSFTFLSAEIKVKLAEGHEFTFPNQLGLKTIGYIRVEGDFRIRTLKFL; translated from the exons ATGGATCCC GTATTAGGAAGTGCCCTCATTGATCCATGGACCCGGGTTCACTCCAACCCAATGAAA GGGCTGGTTGCGACGGATTTTCTCCTTCTGCATGGAGAGACTGTCCAACTGAAAGGGAGGATCCCGTCGGATGCCAAAGA TTTTGTCGTGAATCTGGGCCAGGATCGCGACAACCTCGTCCTTCACTTCAACCCCCGCTTTGACTACCAGACGGACGACAACACCATTTTGAACACCATCGTGTGCAACTCCTTGCAGAACGGCGTATGGGGGAAAGAACAGAGAATCACCGATTTCCCTTTTGAGCAAGGTGCCAAAGTTCAG CTTTCCTTCACTTTTCTTTCTGCGGAGATCAAGGTGAAGCTGGCAGAGGGTCATGAGTTCACCTTTCCCAACCAGCTGGGCCTGAAGACCATCGGCTATATCAGGGTGGAAGGAGACTTCAGAATCAGAACCCTCAAATTTCTCTAG
- the LOC118083485 gene encoding 16 kDa beta-galactoside-binding lectin-like: MQSKPPSLLSGPWAHLISRTKTGVVATDFQALHGDMVQVKGRILPDAKEFVVKLGQDPDNLVLYFNPRFHRQKCPNTIVCNSKENGVWGKEEESISKFPFQQGGRVQLSFTFLNSEIKVLLDDDHEISFPNRLGLRVLEYIAVEGGFRIRGLKFFGS; the protein is encoded by the exons ATGCAGTCC AAACCGCCAAGTCTGCTCAGTGGTCCCTGGGCTCACCTTATTTCCAGGACAAAAACG GGAGTGGTTGCCACTGATTTCCAAGCCCTGCATGGAGACATGGTCCAGGTGAAAGGGAGGATCCTGCCAGATGCCAAAGA ATTTGTTGTGAAACTGGGCCAAGACCCTGATAACCTCGTTCTTTACTTCAATCCGCGCTTTCACCGCCAGAAGTGTCCGAACACCATTGTGTGCAACTCCAAGGAAAATGGGgtgtgggggaaagaggaggagagcatCTCCAAGTTCCCTTTTCAGCAAGGCGGCAGagttcag CTTTCCTTCACATTCCTTAATTCTGAGATCAAGGTGCTCCTGGATGACGACCACGAGATCTCCTTTCCCAACCGGCTGGGCCTGAGGGTCCTTGAATACATAGCGGTGGAAGGAGGCTTCAGAATCAGAGGCCTCAAATTCTTCGGCTCTTGA